The following proteins are co-located in the Anomalospiza imberbis isolate Cuckoo-Finch-1a 21T00152 chromosome Z, ASM3175350v1, whole genome shotgun sequence genome:
- the LOC137464553 gene encoding maestro heat-like repeat-containing protein family member 6, whose product MQNLNESLTKVLKDEDREVVWMTLSVLSEMLLNRDVPFTRSLALQLAESLRPLFDNDMSHVQLLSIHLLQAVMKLVEKGERPLKDCVHQSLLPLFYHMYDENQFVAEASRETLIQATVFLKKWNLVQLLETEELWRFGECLLEEDRDRADGYLRQAVMYLQSPQKSMREAAIRITAH is encoded by the exons ATGCAAAATCTGAATGAAAGCCTCACAAAGGTGCTGAAGGATGAAGACAGGGAGGTGGTGTGGATGACACTCTCTGTGCTCAGTGAGATGCTTCTGAACAGAGATGTGCCATTTACCAGGTCCCTCGCTCTGCAGCTGGCTGAGTCACTCCGGCCACTCTTTGACAAT GATATGagccatgtgcagctgctctccattcACCTCCTTCAAGCAGTGATGAAGTTGGTAGAGAAAGGAGAACGGCCCCTGAAGGACTGCGTGCACCAGAGCCTGCTCCCGCTCTTCTACCACATGTATGATGAGAACCAGTTTGTGGCAGAG gCCTCTAGGGAAACCCTGATTCAAGCAACGGTATTCCTGAAGAAGTGGAATCTtgtgcagctcctggagacaGAAGAGCTGTGGAGGTTTGGAGAGTGCCTG ctggaagaggacagagACAGAGCAGATGGGTACCTGCGCCAGGCTGTGATgtacctgcagagcccacagaaGTCCATGCGAGAGGCAGCCATCAGGATCACTG